The Syngnathoides biaculeatus isolate LvHL_M chromosome 6, ASM1980259v1, whole genome shotgun sequence genome has a window encoding:
- the efhc2 gene encoding EF-hand domain-containing family member C2, producing the protein RHTRALLVLSVALQLLKENFHKRQQLDYSGGVPLLAPAEEPGRRLRAASSVYPEGATRGLPSWLAFDKQALRFEAYFREAVPEAPDESDRIRTCRIYFYPEDDTIQVVEPKYKNSGLAQGTLIGRQRIPLPPPDHERFYNVFHFNLNRQVALFSRIFTVTDCDQFTRNFLAKCGVILNQPVAVPQDPYRRLREKMETSASPLRPYERRDTLKQFLEHDGKVLRFLCLWDEKRAAGGDTRQLLLLRYFLADDTVDIRRVGGGAAFLRRGKLPKQTQERRNLPGEASERTVLNVRGDRFLLDSLKTGAAREEFYKDCDLTLGGELNVWGRKVIIADCDDFTKDFYRAKYGVEDFKPVQYESPAGPDPPGPVPPYNGFGSEEDSLGSCGRLLPKPPQKDLLKFLHYDRCGLESNVLKFSAKMESGSQADGDRDFVVSFHLSDDTISVFERSHKNSGLPGGMFLSRARVKKPGQESFKSEPSRYFGARDLRVGAALGLNGRRFRLLDADEYTLNFMERHAEQFPDANIDAVLAKLGSVPEEKQREIRNFLTHSDPSNTGFVTFDSFRSLQTATDCGLSEHEVLVLARSFAERRRPREDVGLTLAAAQHVLKKKNFDRLPDMRRVFQHRDVEGTGHASVKDARTVCKSFQLPLSDKLLAHLLRSFADGERLDYGAFLSAVDWLERPAPPATPDDILKFDVTLRSDDGGVKNINYSSLLRRAFPGEARD; encoded by the exons CGCCACACGCGTGCGCTTTTGGTTTTGTCCGTTGCGTTGCAGCTGCTGAAGGAGAATTTCCACAAACGGCAACAATTGGACTACTCCGGCGGAGTTCCTCTGCTGGCCCCGGCGGAGGAGCCGGGACGGCGGCTCAGAGCCGCGTCCTCCGTCTACCCCGAAGGAGCGACGCGCGGTCTGCCGTCGTGGCTCGCCTTCGACAAACAG GCGCTGCGCTTCGAGGCGTACTTCCGGGAAGCCGTGCCGGAGGCCCCCGACGAGAGCGACAGAATCCGCACGTGTCGCATCTACTTTTATCCGGAAGATGACACCATTCAAGTGGTGGAGCCCAAGTACAAAAACAGCGGCCTTGCCCAAG GGACCCTGATTGGTCGCCAGCGCATCCCGCTGCCGCCCCCCGACCACGAGCGTTTCTACAACGTCTTCCACTTCAACCTCAACCGGCAGGTGGCGCTCTTCTCGCGCATTTTCACCGTGACCGACTGCGACCAGTTCACCAGGAACTTTCTGGCCAAATGCGGCGTCATCCTCAACCAGCCGGTCGCCGTACCCCAAGACCCTTACCGTCGCCTCCGGGAAAAG ATGGAGACGAGCGCGAGTCCTTTGCGGCCGTACGAGAGGCGAGACACCCTCAAGCAGTTCTTGGAACACGACGGCAAAGTTCTGCGATTCTTGTGCTTGTGGGACGAGAAACGGGCAGCGGGGGGCGACACTCGCCAGCTTCTGCTGCTGCGCTACTTCCTGGCCGACGACACCGTCGACATCAGGCGGGTCGGCGGGGGCGCCGCGTTCCTCCGTCGAGGCAAACTGCCCAAG CAAACTCAGGAGCGCCGGAATCTTCCCGGAGAGGCGAGCGAGCGCACCGTGCTCAACGTGCGAGGAGACCGCTTCCTACTGGACAGCCTCAAA ACGGGCGCCGCCCGCGAGGAGTTTTACAAGGACTGCGATCTGACGCTCGGAGGCGAGCTCAACGTGTGGGGCAGGAAAGTGATTATCGCCGACTGCGATGACTTCACCAAAGACTTCTACCGCGCCAAGTATGGCGTCG AGGACTTCAAGCCGGTGCAGTACGAAAGCCCGGCGGGCCCCGACCCCCCCGGGCCGGTCCCTCCTTATAACGGCTTCGGCTCCGAGGAGGACTCGCTCGGCTCCTGCGGGCGCCTGCTTCCCAAACCCCCGCAGAAGGACCTCCTCAAATTCCTGCACTACGACAG ATGCGGCCTTGAGAGTAACGTGCTGAAGTTCTCCGCCAAGATGGAGAGCGGCAGTCAAGCGGACGGCGACAGGGACTTCGTGGTCTCCTTCCACCTGAGCGATGACACCATCAGCGTGTTCGAGCGCTCCCACAAGAACTCGG GCTTGCCGGGAGGGATGTTTCTGTCACGGGCTCGCGTCAAGAAGCCGGGCCAGGAGTCGTTCAAGAGCGAGCCCTCGCGCTACTTTGGCGCCCGAGATCTGCGCGTCGGGGCCGCCCTCGGCCTGAACGGGCGGCGCTTCCGGCTGCTGGATGCCGACGAGTACACCCTCAACTTCATGGAGCGACACGCTGAGCAG TTCCCCGACGCCAATATTGACGCCGTCCTGGCTAAACTCGGCTCCGTTCCGGAGGAAAAGCAGCGAGAGATCAGGAACTTCCTGACCCACAGCGATCCTTCCAACACCGGATTTGTCACTTTTGACAGCTTCAG GAGCTTGCAGACGGCCACGGATTGCGGGCTGAGCGAGCACGAGGTTCTGGTCCTGGCCCGCTCCTTTGCCGAGCGCCGGCGGCCCCGGGAGGACGTCGGCCTGACGCTGGCCGCCGCCCAGCACGTCCTCAAGAAGAAAAACTTTGACCGGCTGCCCGACATGAGAAGAGTCTTTCAGCACCGCGACGTCGAAGG AACGGGCCACGCGTCGGTCAAAGATGCCAGGACCGTCTGCAAAAGCTTCCAGCTGCCGCTCTCCGACAAGCTGCTGGCACACCTGCTGCGGAG CTTTGCGGACGGAGAGCGGCTCGACTACGGCGCCTTCCTGTCTGCCGTGGACTGGCTGGAGCGTCCCGCCCCCCCGGCGACGCCCGATGACATCCTGAAG TTCGACGTGACGCTCCGAAGCGATGACGGCGGCGTGAAAAACATCAATTACTCCTCCCTGCTGCGCCGGGCCTTCCCCGGCGAGGCCCGAGACTGA
- the fundc1 gene encoding FUN14 domain-containing protein 1 produces MAKHNKDLEEELYDKVVDLTEYAKRQRWWNRLFGKTSGPVAEKYSVATQLAIGGLSGWCAGYLFQKVGKVAATSVGGGLLLLQVANNSGYIQVDWKRVEKDVNKAKKQIRKNTDKAAPELNTLVERSTEFVKKNIVVTSGFVGGFLLGLAS; encoded by the exons atCTAGAAGAGGAGCTCTACGACAAGGTCGTGGACCTCACCGAGTACGCCAAACGTCAGCGATGGTGGAACCGCCTTTTCGGCAAGACGTCCGGCCCCGTCGCGGAGAAGTACTCGGTGGCCACGCAGCTCGCCATCGGCGGACTGAGCGGATG GTGTGCAGGTTATCTCTTCCAGAAGGTCGGCAAGGTGGCCGCCACCTCCGTGGGCGGGGGGCTTCTCTTGTTACAG GTAGCCAACAATAGCGGCTACATCCAAGTGGACTGGAAGCGAGTGGAAAAGGACGTGAACAAAGCCAAGAAGCAGATCAGGAAGAACACGGATAAGGCGGCTCCGGAGCTCAACACTTTAGTCGAGAGG TCTACAGAGTTTGTGAAGAAGAACATCGTGGTGACCAGCGGCTTCGTCGGAGGTTTCCTGCTGGGCTTGGCGTCGTAG